In Lotus japonicus ecotype B-129 chromosome 5, LjGifu_v1.2, one genomic interval encodes:
- the LOC130717400 gene encoding uncharacterized protein LOC130717400, with product MDSDHAWLKVGWRLPPSNFLKLNVDGSSATNSDQMGWGGAIRDAAGNWIQGFQSNSKHNSTFVAEAMALRDGLTTAKNHGSRQLLCESDCNTGEWIHRDGNATADWLARRGCRAINQGTMLLNSLPPELEVILLQDMFGVV from the exons ATGGATAGCGATCATGCTTGGCTGAAGGTTGGTTGGAGGCTGCCACCGTCAAATTTTCTGAAATTAAACGTTGATGGGAGCTCTGCGACAAATTCTGATCAGATGGGCTGGGGAGGTGCAATTCGTGATGCTGCAGGGAATTGGATTCAAGGTTTCCAGAGTAACTCGAAGCACAATTCAACATTTGTGGCGGAGGCCATGGCTCTTCGAGATGGTCTCACTACTGCCAAGAACCATGGATCGCGCCAGCTCTTGTGTGAATCCGATTGTAACAC TGGAGAGTGGATCCATCGTGATGGTAATGCTACAGCTGATTGGCTTGCTAGAAGGGGCTGTCGGGCAATCAACCAAGGAACCATGTTGCTCAACTCGCTGCCTCCGGAGTTGGAAGTTATCCTGTTGCAGGATATGTTTGGTGTAGTGTAA
- the LOC130718819 gene encoding protein WALLS ARE THIN 1-like, whose amino-acid sequence MADLGGGSASSKRIWCSVPEKLQLHGAMLALQFGYAGFHVVSRAALNMGVSKLVFPVYRNIIALLLLLPFAYFLEKKERPAITLNFLVQFFFLALVGITANQAFYLLGLDNTSPTFASAIQNSVPAITFLMAAILRIEQVRLNRKDGIAKIAGTVFCVVGASVITLYKGPTIYNPSPAVPHVNSSSITAPVIEESWSFSSLGDANGKNWTLGCVYLIGHCLSWSAWLVLQAPVLKKYPARLSVTSYTCFFGLLQFLVIALVAERDAQAWLFHSGGEAFTIVYAGVVASGIAFAVQIWCIDRGGPVFVAVYQPVQTFVVAIMASIALGEEFYLGGIIGAVLIVVGLYLVLWGKSEEKKIIKEQLAITSTAEHSIIRPGSQARASINQPLLSSSITEHV is encoded by the exons ATGGCTGATTTAGGTGGTGGCTCAGCCTCTTCCAAGAGAATATGGTGCTCTGTCCCTGAAAAACTCCAGCTCCATGGGGCAATGCTGGCCTTGCAGTTCGGCTATGCAGGGTTCCATGTGGTCTCAAGAGCTGCACTTAACATGGGTGTTAGCAAACTTGTTTTCCCTGTCTATAGGAACATCATTGCTCTGCTTCTTCTCCTTCCCTTTGCCTACTTCTTGGAaaa GAAGGAGAGGCCAGCGATTACTTTGAACTTCCTCGTGCAGTTCTTTTTTCTGGCACTTGTGGG GATTACAGCAAACCAAGCTTTCTACTTGCTTGGCTTGGACAACACATCGCCTACCTTCGCATCAGCAATACAGAACTCTGTCCCTGCCATTACATTTCTCATGGCAGCCATATTAAG GATAGAGCAAGTGCGGCTGAATAGAAAAGATGGAATTGCTAAGATAGCAGGAACAGTGTTTTGTGTTGTGGGAGCAAGTGTGATCACGCTTTACAAAGGTCCAACCATCTATAATCCATCACCAGCAGTTCCTCATGTAAATAGCAGTAGCATAACAGCGCCAGTAATTGAGGAGTCTTGGTCATTTTCATCACTGGGAGATGCAAATGGCAAGAACTGGACCCTTGGCTGCGTCTACCTCATCGGGCATTGCTTGTCTTGGTCTGCTTGGCTCGTGCTGCAAGCACCCGTCCTCAAGAAGTACCCGGCTCGCCTCTCCGTCACTTCCTACACTTGTTTCTTTGGGCTCTTGCAGTTTCTAGTCATTGCTTTGGTCGCCGAGAGAGATGCGCAAGCTTGGCTTTTCCACTCCGGTGGAGAAGCCTTCACAATCGTATATGCG GGAGTGGTGGCATCTGGAATTGCCTTTGCCGTACAGATATGGTGCATTGACAGAGGAGGCCCAGTGTTCGTGGCGGTGTATCAGCCTGTTCAGACCTTTGTTGTTGCCATTATGGCTTCCATTGCTTTAGGAGAAGAGTTCTACTTGGGCGG GATCATTGGGGCAGTGTTGATTGTAGTGGGACTTTACCTTGTCCTGTGGGGTAAAAGTGAAGAGAAGAAGATTATAAAAGAACAACTTGCTATTACATCCACTGCAGAACACAGTATCATTAGGCCTGGAAGCCAAGCCAGAGCATCAATTAATCAGCCACTCCTCTCTTCATCAATAACAGAGCATGTTTGA